In one window of Harpia harpyja isolate bHarHar1 chromosome 11, bHarHar1 primary haplotype, whole genome shotgun sequence DNA:
- the TACSTD2 gene encoding tumor-associated calcium signal transducer 2 has translation MEPLFGVLLGLILAVASSAENNCTCATNKWTVCAQDASGNCTCVLVGSNHKVDCSTLTSKCLLMKAEMIPLKEKRFRGRPRGLLDNDGIYNPDCEDSGIFKARQCNQTDTCWCVNTAGVRRTEKGGKSLSCSELVRTRWIYIELKHKKRSSAFDVPEVANALKHLFESRYKLHPKYIAAIKYDSPLIRIGLNQNDSEKSRYDIDIAHVAYYFEKDIKDDSVFHSNSTLTVSVNGDALDIEKLRIYYVDEKPPEFCMRQLVSGISAVVTVVILTAGFGITVLVVLKWLRTRKYEKVEIKEMGEIRAPSLQLP, from the coding sequence ATGGAGCctctgtttggggttttgctgGGTTTGATTCTGGCGGTAGCTTCATCAGCAGAGAACAACTGTACCTGCGCGACCAACAAGTGGACGGTATGTGCCCAGGACGCATCTGGGAACTGCACCTGCGTGCTGGTAGGTTCAAATCACAAGGTAGACTGTTCAACACTGACTTCAAAATGCTTGCTGATGAAGGCAGAAATGATCCCCCTGAAGGAGAAGCGCTTCAGGGGCCGTCCCCGTGGGCTGTTAGATAATGATGGCATTTACAATCCAGACTGTGAGGACAGTGGTATCTTCAAAGCCAGGCAGTGCAATCAAACTGATACTTGCTGGTGTGTGAACACTGCTGGAGTAAGAAGAACTGAAAAGGGTGGCAAAAGCCTGAGTTGTAGTGAACTGGTTAGAACAAGATGGATCTACATTGAACTGAAGCACAAAAAAAGGTCCAGTGCTTTCGATGTTCCTGAGGTAGCAAACGCCCTGAAACATCTGTTTGAGAGCCGATACAAACTGCACCCCAAGTACATCGCAGCCATTAAGTATGATTCCCCACTTATCCGAATTGGCCTGAACCAGAATGACTCTGAGAAATCTAGGTATGACATAGATATAGCTCATGTAGCCTATTACTTTGAAAAAGATATAAAAGATGACTCCGTATTTCATTCCAACAGTACATTAACTGTCTCTGTCAATGGAGATGCTCTGGATATTGAAAAACTACGGATTTACTATGTTGATGAAAAGCCACCAGAGTTTTGCATGAGACAACTGGTTTCTGGCATTAGTGCTGTGGTGACAGTGGTGATACTGACCGCTGGCTTTGGCATCACTGTGCTGGTTGTTCTGAAGTGGCTGCGGACAAGAAAATATGAGAAAGTTGAGATTAAAGAAATGGGTGAAATAAGAGCACCAAGCTTACAGCTGCCCtga